The Pleuronectes platessa chromosome 11, fPlePla1.1, whole genome shotgun sequence DNA segment CGCCTCCAGGCAGCACTGGATGGCTGCGTCTTTCTTCTTCCCTGTGACGGTCACCTCAGCCACCAGCTGTCGGCCCTTGGCGTCATCCACAGGCAGCCTGGCAAGAAAGGAAAAGTTTACAAAAACTGTGCAACTCTACACCACCTCCCCATTCTTTATGTCCTTTTTGATGTCAAAGAAATTTCAGAAGTCTCTTACTTTATTCTGCACAGCCAGGAGCCATGGTTTTTGTCTTCATACTCAAACTCCAGCTCCTCCCCTGGGAAGCACAATGTCGAAAAAGAAgttaagaaacaaagaaacacaaacccttttcttctgcttctcaTAAAACTTCATTTCTTCTCACCTTCCCGGTCATAAAAGCCCTGCAAAGCTTTCTTGGGATCTTTCAGGTATGCAGCCTCCTGGTCTTCTTGAAATTCAGTTGAGAAGGGGTTTTCCtcatcctcgtcttcctctggAACAACCTCCTCATCTGCAGGGTGGATttacagagacagatggagggaaaggaaagaagagaagtGAAGGATTAACCGGCGTCTTCAGTTACTCGCCCTGAGATAAACTTTAACGCCAGCTCACTAAAGATGACCACGCAGCAGACACGGAACACACTGTGACGTTATCCTGGGGCTGGCAGGAAATCTCACCAATTCCCCACGAACACCCTGAATCTTCCTTTGATGGTTTCCTCTTGGACTTGATGCTATCGCCTTCCCCTTCTTTCTCCTTatcatcatcgtcgtcatcgtcCGAACCGTCTCCCAGCATCATCTTCTCTAGCTCTTCTTTCTGTTTGCGGGCTTTTTCCCTCAGCTCTGTCACTGTTAGTTcagactcctcttcctcatcaaaCTCTGGACCCTGAAGAAGCAGAGCAAAGATGAAGACTTAAAGATAACTGTATAAGACAACATCTTCATCAACTATGGGGAGGTTTCTTTTTCAGTTCTAAATAACTTTGTCCCCAAGAATGAATTTTCCAAAAAGCTGGAAACACTGAATACTTGGCACTTTTGCTTAATAAATGGCTTACATGAATAATTATCTCTCAAATAACTTATAGATCATATAATCTATTATTTTAAGTTAATATGTCTTATCTGATTAACATTCTTTGCCATCTTTCCTCTTGACATAACCTCGCAAATAACTGTTATACTAATTTTCTAAACTTGGGACTAAACGATGTAGTCATAGtcaagttgatttaaaaatagaaaagggcccttatttatgatttattacTTCTTTGGATAACTGGACATTGCCAGAGGCAAAGCTaaattttataataatatattaggAATTAAAGCAattgtatttataataaaggaGGGCACATGAGTCTTTTCTTCACTTGACCATGAGTCTAAACCTAGACAAGGAAACCAGGAACCCTAAGCAGTCAACTCACAGCTTCTCTAAAATGACTCTGTATGTTATAAGACTGTGAGAGATCCTAGGATTTCAAGGACAGCAATTTAGTGTTGgacaaagttttatttttctgtctttatttggGGATGGGAAATGTAAGACGGAAATTATATACCAGGGCTGAAGAGTAGCAAAGCAGCAGAGTTTGTCACAAAGGTTTCAGACACAGACTATGTATAAAAACATTGAAGGAAAAACTGATTTGCAGTGAGAAAATGAATGTAGCTGGAATAATCCGGGATTCTGCCACAACATAAAGGACTAGATAAGGTGTGATGTGATCAGAAAATACTGATTATATcattacaaacagaaacacaaaggctTTGATGAGACAAACTCAGTTAAGGTATTTTAAGTGTCCACGGCGAAGAAGAGTCAGATCACGGATCGATCAATATACAAtcatcctagtgatgttttcactaatgTGTAAAcctctaaattgtacaaatcgTGGTTTTCTATACCCTGGAATGGGCCCCTTATATCAaactactttatatttacatcgggattGGGTCTtttctacggaggccgccatggttttattttttaaagtaacCCAAACTGGACAATCTAAACAGCTTTAGAttgtttatgaaaactgaaattgacacaggttctctctcatgtttggaaggggagggtgcgGTGAGGGaagttcagctgcaacatgtaacttcaccactagatgtcactaaattctacacactgaacctttaaacctcCAGTTCAGTGACAGCTGAGTATGTCATGTACTTCAGTATTTCCAGAGCAGGTGTATAATGGTTGACGCGTGTTTGGTCACAACGGGACTCACCTGCAGGATGAACAGTCTCGTGCTCCCACCGAACTTCAGCACGTGTCCCACCCGGAGCCTGACGTAGGTGTTCGGCGGGATCTTGTTCTTGTTCACCACGGTGCCGTGCGTGCTGCCCAGGTCGAGGACGTAGAAGCCCCTCTCCTCCCCGACACCGCCCCCCTCCCCGGCCTGAGCGCGGAACTGGATCACAGCGTGGTACCTGGAGATGGACGGGTGCTCCAGAGACACGTCGCACACCGGGAGGCGCCCCACCACGAAGAAGCTGCTGTGGGTCAGGTGCACCGTGTCCACTATGGTGCCGTTCTTGAGGATCTCGAGGGCATAGGGTATGTCCGCGGCGCTACCTCCCCAGGGTGGCTCCGTGTACAAGAGAGGGGGGAACTTCCCAGGTAGGGGCCCTCTGACAGGAAGCACCCTTGGTTTAGTTTGAGGTTTGTTTCTGACAGTGGACAAGGTCTTGTCTTCTCCGCCATTTTCATCCTCCTCTGTACGCTTCTCCGCAGTTTCTTTTTCAATAGCAGGACTCGGTGAAGCGTTGCTTGTTATATCTGCGACTTCaattctattcttttcttccacAGCTTTTGTTTCTGCAGCCGTTTGTTTGGACGAAGCCGCGACGTGACCGCGTTTGCTCGCGAGAGAAGGAGCCGCAAAAAGAGCGGGTTTCTTGAATTGCTCCTCGGCGTCCGGTTCAGTTTTAGTCGAGTCTCTCTCAGGTTTTCCTCCATTTTCTGATGTGGACTCTGTTTCCACCGTGGAGCTCATTTCTACATCTGTAGTTTCCACTCTCACGTCTAACGGCGGGGGGGCGGCCATGTTTATTTGGTGCGACTGTAAAAAAGGTCCGTCTCCTCTGTGCCTCCAAAAAAACTCAGAAAACCCgtcaataaagaaaacaatctcGGAGAgaatatattaaaacaattatttagaCTAAAACTGAATGTCACATTGATATTCTTAGTTTAATTACACCCTAGTCAAAATGAACGGGTTGCTATGGAACGAAAATTCACATTCAGGTTTTTACTCGAGCTTTTTCCAACAAGGACAACAGGGATCTTTATTTCCTGTGCAACATCCGTCAAGGAAACAAGCGCTGCAGCCAGGGGTCTCATCATCTGTGTGATGTGAGTTACAGCAGTGATCTTAACTTCAGGGTTTTACAGGTTAACAGGCCAAACATGGATATGTGGTACTTGTTGTTAGGTAACTGGTTTGTTGTTGGTCCATTGCGAGTCAGAGTTAATACCTTTTCTTGTGAAGCGCATCCGCTACAAAACTGTGATATTTAATGTCGTCCCGcttttggaaaaacaaacattcattcTAAACTTAAACATCAGCGCTGAAAAcgttttttaagtttaaagactaATGTTTGCTCccgagtgaaggttgtggttttaaactctaaAGTCACGAACATAAAACATTTCACTAATCTGAGGTCCAGCAGTTATGTGTTGTACCTCCTCAGTGTGCTGACACAACGCATTAgacattaattattattattattaaaatcaatATATATTGAACTTTTGTTTTACTGCTTTTGATGAAACCACATTGCCATAATCGTTGTTATTTTTTGCCCCAGCCCTATTAAAACTTAactatgtaattttttttttttacaaaaatccaTCTTTGTATgtaccctcctcatcctcagtttCAGTTGTAGTtacttttcctccctctccctcttcacaGTTCCAGACTTGATGCTAGTTTGAATCCGGCGTCATCGATCTCTCATCATGATGCGTTACTGGGGGGAGATCCCCGGACCGGCGGGCGCACCTCCCAGCCGCAGCTCCTTTGACCTGCTCCAGCGCGAGTTCCGCTCCGTGGAGATGCAGGACCCTCCCCTGCACCAGCCCTCGGCCCAGCGTCCGCGGCCTACCACGATGCTGGACATCCCCTCGGAGCCCTGCAGTCTCACCATCCACACAGTGCAGTTGTGTCAGCATGCTCGCAGACTCCGCAGCCTATTGACAGCGGCCCAGGGTCAGGGTCAGAGCTCAGTATCTAATGAAGGCGGCAGCAGGATGGAGGAGGCTGATACCAACCTTCCGCCACGTCCTCCCACACCACCTATCATGCCAGATGATCTGCTGCCTGTTGACAGCAAAGCACCACGGCAACCCTTCCAGCTTCGCCACAGTGACCCTGAAAGTGACTTTTATATGTAAGTTAATCTTATTGTGCTGCATAGATAAGATTGgattaaatacaatattgaGGCATTTTATTGAGGTTTAGatattgtaatttatttaaGAATTGACATTTGACAAATTTATCCCTCTCGATCTCCTTTGCGTCTTCCACTCTTAAGGGGTAAAGGCGAACCTGTCACAGAGCTGAGCTGGCCCTCCTGCAGGCAGCTCCTCTACCAATCAGTGGCCACTGTGCTGGCACACGCTGGCTTTGAGTCAGCTCAGGAGAGCGTGCTGGAGACTCTGACCGACCTGGTCCATGAGCATTACCTGCGCCTCACTCGCCTGCTGCGGGTGGCGGTGGACCGGGAAGCACGGCTTGGGGCGAGTCCCTTCCCAGACGTGGTGGAGCAAGTGTTTCATGAGGTGGGCATCGGCAGCGTGCTGGCCCTGCAGCGCTTCTGGCAAGTTAGGATCAAAGATTATCACAGCTATATGCTTCAGGTGAGGTTGGAGATGGGTCATTACTGTTCATGGGATTGTGTTTTTTGATATTGTCTACCATACTGCCATACTGTTACACTGTTTTTCTATCCCATTAATATTTCTGTTTGCACTGTTGTTATAGATGTTGCGTTATCAATGAGTGAGTTGCATGTAACTTAGTTTGTCATGTGTATAATTGCCCGGGttagtttaaaaataatttaagttgTTTCAAATTTGATTTTCAGGAATGTTAGtattctattattattactacCAGTAAATATAGATATCATGACATAATATAATGTTAATGATAAAGAATTGTATCCATATCCCTCATTCCTTGATTGTTTGTGGCCCTCGACATGATTGTCATCAGTCAAAGACGTTCTCTAGTTCAAACTGCTCCATTATGAGGATTTGCTTGTTATCCGTCTCTGTATTTTGAAATTGCATAGACTGAACAGTCTTTAAAGCAACTTGCAAAATGTATAAATCAATCCATTATCAGTATTGAAAATAGtcatgtttggcatactgctaaACAATATCAGTCACTTGAAAAGTACTATTGCTTCTACATAACTCGTTGCATCTTCTCATAGAGCATAAAGCACTTTGTCTGACTGAAAGTAGTAGCGCGTATGGCAATTTGTGACATAGCTGACGGACAGTGACTGTCCTCAGTGACTGGAACtgtgaggaagagaaagtgaaggAACTGATGATGGCAACAAATGAGCTTTATTATTTAGACTAAAGAATTGCGTTTAGTTGTTCTTTAGAAAATATGATCAGTGTCGAAGACTAAATTATCCAGGTTCTCACATCGTCACCAGAAAAACAGGACTAATAaattgtttttcctctctcagGTCAGTAAGGATCTGTCAGAGGAATACGAGCGGCTTGTGAACCCAGAAAAAGCTCTAGAGGATTCCAAGCCCCTGAGGATTAAGGACGAGCCCATGAGTGACATCTCCTTCCCAGTCAGTGAGGAGCCCGAAGCCGACCTGGCCTCTGGAGACCAGGCTCTGCCCATGGGGGTCCTCGGGGCCCGTGGTGAAAGGCTGGCTTCAGGACTGGATGCCGACCATTCTCCTCACACGTCGGGTGAGAGCTGCATTTACATTCATATCCTGCATTCATGAATACATTTTCTCCAGAGTCCACAGTCAGTgctggcacttggctgtgacCACATAGAGCAGTCACAGCCGCTGCTTGTTTGCATTGTGGTTGTATTTTAGTTAGGACACTTGCTAATATGATTTCTCCTCAGAAGGGGTTTTCAATTAGCTTGTTAACATAACCTAGTTTTCATCAGGTCACTCTTCTGACAAAGATGAAATTATATCCCAAGTcacttaaattaaatttgtcCATTTACTTTTAAGACATGTTCTATATCCTGTTAACAGATACAGTCAGTCAGTCTTCTGCTGACCGTTAAACTGAGTTTGCAAAGGTCTTTCTACCACAGTGACTTTATCACTGCACCATAATTCTGTTTCTGAAAACAGCCAGTATGATCAAactactttaaaaacacataaatataacTAGAATGGGACTCGGTTGAGCtcattcctctgccaaggcccaacagtctccttaaattcaatcaagctgcaccaaattacacagacTCATAGATATCCGCCCcctatgtacagtgccttgcataagtattcaccccctttggacttttctacattttgtcatggtataaccacagattaaaatttatttcatcgtgagtttatgttatggaccaacacaaaatagtgcatcatttggaagtggggggaaatattacatgcatttcacaattatttacaaataaaaatctgaaaagtgttgagtgcatatgtattcaccccctttactgtgaaacccctaacaaagatctggtgcgaccaattgcattcacaagtcacatttgcaagtcacataattagtaaatagggtccacctgtctgcaatttaatctcagtataaatacacctgttctgtgacggactcagagtttgttggagatcattactgaacaaacagcatcatgaagaccaaggagctcaccaaacaggtcagggataaagttgtggagaaatatgaagcagggttaggttataaaaaaatatccagagctttgaacatctctctgagcaccataaaatccatcataagaaaatggaaagaatatggcacaaccgcaaacctaccaagaggaggccgtccacccaaactgaagagtcggacaaggagaaaattaatcagagaagcaaccaggaggcccatggttactctggaggagttgcagagatccacagctgaggtgggagaatctgtccacaggacaactattagtcgtctactccacaaatctggcctttatggaagagtggcaagaagaaagccattgttgaaagggatccataaaaaatcctgtttggagtttgccagaagccatgtgggagacacagcaaacatgtggaagaaggtgctctggtcagatgagaccaaaatttaactttttggcctcaatgcaaaacgctatgtgtggcgaaaacccaacactgcccatcaccctgagcacaccatcccaacagtgaaacatggtggtggtagcatcatgctgtggggatgcttctcttcagcaggtacagggaaactggtcagaatagagggaaagatggatggagccaaatacagggaaatccttgaagaaaatctgatgcagtctgcaaaagacttgagactggggcggaggttcatcttccagcaggacaatgaccctaaacatacagccagagctacaaaggaatggtttggattaaagaatgttaatgtcttaaaatggcccagtcaaagcccagacctcaatccaatagagaatatatggcaagacttgaagattgcggttcacagacggtctccatccaatctgactgagcttcatcttttttgccaagaagaatggacaaacctttccatcactagatgtgcaaagctggtagagacataccccaaaagacttgcagctgtaattgcagcgaaagggggttctaccaagtattgacacaggggggtgaatacttatgcacccaacagatgtcaacttttttgttctcattattgtttgtgtcacaataaaatttattttgcacctccaaagtac contains these protein-coding regions:
- the slc4a1ap gene encoding kanadaptin, which translates into the protein MAAPPPLDVRVETTDVEMSSTVETESTSENGGKPERDSTKTEPDAEEQFKKPALFAAPSLASKRGHVAASSKQTAAETKAVEEKNRIEVADITSNASPSPAIEKETAEKRTEEDENGGEDKTLSTVRNKPQTKPRVLPVRGPLPGKFPPLLYTEPPWGGSAADIPYALEILKNGTIVDTVHLTHSSFFVVGRLPVCDVSLEHPSISRYHAVIQFRAQAGEGGGVGEERGFYVLDLGSTHGTVVNKNKIPPNTYVRLRVGHVLKFGGSTRLFILQGPEFDEEEESELTVTELREKARKQKEELEKMMLGDGSDDDDDDDKEKEGEGDSIKSKRKPSKEDSGCSWGIDEEVVPEEDEDEENPFSTEFQEDQEAAYLKDPKKALQGFYDREGEELEFEYEDKNHGSWLCRIKLPVDDAKGRQLVAEVTVTGKKKDAAIQCCLEACRMLEARGLLRQEAVSRKRKKKNWEDEDYYDSDDDTFLDRTGTVERKRQDRMKKAGKIEERAETFESLVVKLSGVEKELEDTQKKLNAGRGDSSGSSTGDTLDAFMTAVRTETAMDAVERRKLHVHVADLRKDAQRLRKLVELTRPAQMPSLLPSGSSELEKPKKTLPLFGAMKGGSKYKLKTGTIGKLPPKRPNLPVELFNMKELAPTGEEEEEEEVEGAVKNEDNDNEQCKSISESNDESEESSPSMSRESSSSRQQREKPAQSNELKEKSHNQKGGGGGAEAVEQSSKSPPESSPKSIAEGDRDPATDPGARKKKKGKGPSRPPVQLSGEYPDDDPDYSVWMPPSDQTGDGRTHLNDKYGY
- the supt7l gene encoding STAGA complex 65 subunit gamma, producing MMRYWGEIPGPAGAPPSRSSFDLLQREFRSVEMQDPPLHQPSAQRPRPTTMLDIPSEPCSLTIHTVQLCQHARRLRSLLTAAQGQGQSSVSNEGGSRMEEADTNLPPRPPTPPIMPDDLLPVDSKAPRQPFQLRHSDPESDFYMGKGEPVTELSWPSCRQLLYQSVATVLAHAGFESAQESVLETLTDLVHEHYLRLTRLLRVAVDREARLGASPFPDVVEQVFHEVGIGSVLALQRFWQVRIKDYHSYMLQVSKDLSEEYERLVNPEKALEDSKPLRIKDEPMSDISFPVSEEPEADLASGDQALPMGVLGARGERLASGLDADHSPHTSGGAGATNSPLWPQVKMEPQDGEDGHSSSHHHHHTVLGGDVFEEGGPMSTMSESGGAMAPSPGGATSEASYASHSPDSLMGSSPVFNQRPKKRAKKM